The Candidatus Nanopelagicales bacterium region GCCCGCAGCCACCCAGGCGACACTGGCCGCAGCACGCCCAGGACCTCAGGTCCGACTGCGGGATTCAGCCACTCATCCCACAGATCCGGCTCCAGGCATACGGGCATCCTGTCGTGGATGCGACCCAGGTCCGCCTCGGCTTTCGTCGTGATCACCGTCGTCGTCCGCAGCAAGGAAGCCGGATCGTCCTCAGGGACTTCTGGATCCCGCCAGAACTCGTACAAGCCAGCCATGGCCAGAACCGACCCATCGGCCGGACGGATGAAGAACGGTTGCTTGACTGGCTTGTGCCCTACGGGCCCGGAAGGCGTGTACCACTCGAAGTAGCCATCGGCGGGAAGCAGGCACCTCCTGCTCGCCAGAGCCCTGCGAAAGGCGGGTTTGGTCGCCACGGTCTCCACCCGGGCATTGATCATGCGGCTGCCGATGGCCGCGCTCTTCGCCCATGGCGGTACCAAACCCCACTTCGCCACGTTCAGCTCGCGGCGCAGTCTGTCACCCTTGAGCCGGTCCATGACCGCGTAGACGCGCTTGGATGGAGCCACGTTGTAGTCAGGCGGAAGCGCTTCATCGGTCGCGCGGTCGATCCCGAACTCCACTACCAGCTTGGCCTTGTCCCGACTCGCCGCGTAGCGTCCGCACATGTCACAGCGGCCCGTCGCTGGCCCACCCACTCCACCGGAAACCGGAAACGCTCGAAGGCTCGGGTTGCGACTTGAACGGCGCAGGGGGGAACCAGGGAGTGATATTCAGCTTTCTGTGGTGAGGCAGTAGCAGAATCCGGACACGTTCGCGGGAGCGTGTGCGATCGCCGATGGTCGCGGTTCGATGCACCTGGACGCGCCAGCTCCTCTCTCCTGCCACGTGGATTGGGTCGCGCAGGGATGCGCTGAATGAAGCCGACCGTCCACTCCGTCGCATGTAGCGCACCCTAAGACCCAGATACTTGCCGATGCGCCGTACGTCCTCCCGCGGTATGTAGCCGACTCGGCTGGCGAGAACAGACGCCACCTTGACCTTCATCCTCCAGGCGTGGCGGGCACGCGACAGCACAGAACGTCTCGGCGCTCCGATCCGGTAGGAGTAGAGGGACGAGGCTCCGTTCGTACGCTTCGACATCCGCGACACACGTTTTGGGTGTGCGATCCCCGAGGAAATGTCAAGAAGTGCGCCTATTGTCTCCGACTCCAGCGCATCAAGATCGATCGTTGACCTTTCCCGTTTCGGAATCGGGACTCCCATGACGAGGTGCCGATTCTGGGCCCGTGTGGTCTTCCAGGTG contains the following coding sequences:
- a CDS encoding SOS response-associated peptidase is translated as MCGRYAASRDKAKLVVEFGIDRATDEALPPDYNVAPSKRVYAVMDRLKGDRLRRELNVAKWGLVPPWAKSAAIGSRMINARVETVATKPAFRRALASRRCLLPADGYFEWYTPSGPVGHKPVKQPFFIRPADGSVLAMAGLYEFWRDPEVPEDDPASLLRTTTVITTKAEADLGRIHDRMPVCLEPDLWDEWLNPAVGPEVLGVLRPVSPGWLRADPVSSAVNNVRNNGPQLLQPVPPGT